In one Phyllostomus discolor isolate MPI-MPIP mPhyDis1 chromosome 8, mPhyDis1.pri.v3, whole genome shotgun sequence genomic region, the following are encoded:
- the SSBP4 gene encoding single-stranded DNA-binding protein 4 isoform X6: MRLCAYASGGGLSSSSVTATVGAVYTPLYVYQRVPRLALYVYEYLLHIGAQKSAQTFLSEIRWEKNITLGEPPGFLHSWWCVFWDLYCAAPDRREACEHSSEAKAFQDYSAAAAPSPVMGSIAPSDAMAAGPMAPGFFQGPPGSQPPPHNLNTPMMGPHIQPFMSPRFPGGPRPTLRMPSQPPVGLPGSQPLLPSTMDPSPRAQGHPNMGPMQRVTPPRGMAGVGSQSYGSGMRPPPNSLAGPGLPTMNMGPGVRGPWASPSGNSIPYSASSPGSYTGPPGGGGPPGTPIMPSPGDSTNSSENMYTIMNPIGPGAGRANPFCPQFPLGPSPEGPMAAMSALEPHHVNGSLGSGDMDGLPKSSPGAVAGLSTAPGTPRDDGEMAATGTFLHPFPSESYSPGMTMSV, encoded by the exons ATGCGGCTGTGTGCCTATGCTAGCGGTGGTGGGCTGTCTTCCTCTTCTGTGACAGCCACTGTTGGGGCTGTGTATACACCTCTGTATGTGTATCAGCGTGTTCCTAG gCTGGCGCTGTACGTGTACGAGTACCTGCTGCACATCGGCGCCCAGAAGTCGGCCCAGACCTTTCTGTCCGAG ATCCGATGGGAGAAGAACATCACGCTGGGGGAACCCCCAGGGTTCCTGCATTCCTGGTGGTG CGTGTTCTGGGACTTGTACTGTGCAGCACCTGACCGCAGAGAGGCATGTGAGCACTCCAGCGAGGCCAAGGCCTTCCAGGACTAC AGTGCTGCGGCTGCCCCCAGTCCTGTGATGGGGAGCATAGCCCCCAGCGATGCAATGGCAGCAGGCCCCATGGCGCCTGGCTTCTTCCAG GGTCCCCCTGGCTCCCAGCCACCCCCCCACAACCTCAACACCCCAATGATGGGGCCTCACATTCAG CCCTTCATGTCACCGCGGTTCCCAGGGGGCCCCCGGCCCACCCTGCGGATGCCGAGTCAG CCTCCTGTGGGCCTCCCTGGTTCCCAGCCCCTCCTTCCTAGCACCATGGACCCCTCCCCACGTGCTCAGG ggcatcCAAACATGGGCCCAATGCAGAGGGTGACTCCTCCACGGGGCATGGCCGGTGTTGGGTCCCAG AGCTACGGAAGTGGCATGCGGCCCCCACCCAACTCCCTCGCTGGCCCAGGCCTGCCCACAATGAACAT GGGCCCAGGAGTGCGCGGCCCGTGGGCCAGCCCCAGTGGCAACTCG ATCCCCtattctgcctcctcccctggcaGCTACACA GGACCCCCAGGAGGCGGTGGGCCCCCTGGAACACCCATCATGCCCAGTCCTGGAG ACTCCACCAACTCCAGCGAGAACATGTACACTATCATGAACCCCATCGGGCCGGGTGCTGGCAGGGCTAAT CCCTTCTGCCCGCAGTTCCCATTGGGCCCCAGTCCGGAGGGCCCTATGGCAGCCATGAGTGCGCTGGAACCTCACCATGTGAACGGATCCCTGG GCTCGGGCGACATGGACGGGTTGCCGAAG AGCTCCCCCGGCGCAGTGGCCGGCCTGAGCACCGCCCCGGGCACCCCGCGGGATGACGGCGAGATGGCGGCCACCGGGACTTTCCTGCACCCGTTCCCGAGCGAAAGC TACTCGCCTGGGATGACCATGAGCGTGTGA
- the SSBP4 gene encoding single-stranded DNA-binding protein 4 isoform X1: MRLCAYASGGGLSSSSVTATVGAVYTPLYVYQRVPRLALYVYEYLLHIGAQKSAQTFLSEIRWEKNITLGEPPGFLHSWWCVFWDLYCAAPDRREACEHSSEAKAFQDYSAAAAPSPVMGSIAPSDAMAAGPMAPGFFQGPPGSQPPPHNLNTPMMGPHIQPFMSPRFPGGPRPTLRMPSQPPVGLPGSQPLLPSTMDPSPRAQGHPNMGPMQRVTPPRGMAGVGSQSYGSGMRPPPNSLAGPGLPTMNMGPGVRGPWASPSGNSIPYSASSPGSYTGPPGGGGPPGTPIMPSPGDSTNSSENMYTIMNPIGPGAGRANPFCPQFPLGPSPEGPMAAMSALEPHHVNGSLGSGDMDGLPKSSPGAVAGLSTAPGTPRDDGEMAATGTFLHPFPSESVSDCVDSPPAAASGRRGLAGRPRRGGRGARARP, from the exons ATGCGGCTGTGTGCCTATGCTAGCGGTGGTGGGCTGTCTTCCTCTTCTGTGACAGCCACTGTTGGGGCTGTGTATACACCTCTGTATGTGTATCAGCGTGTTCCTAG gCTGGCGCTGTACGTGTACGAGTACCTGCTGCACATCGGCGCCCAGAAGTCGGCCCAGACCTTTCTGTCCGAG ATCCGATGGGAGAAGAACATCACGCTGGGGGAACCCCCAGGGTTCCTGCATTCCTGGTGGTG CGTGTTCTGGGACTTGTACTGTGCAGCACCTGACCGCAGAGAGGCATGTGAGCACTCCAGCGAGGCCAAGGCCTTCCAGGACTAC AGTGCTGCGGCTGCCCCCAGTCCTGTGATGGGGAGCATAGCCCCCAGCGATGCAATGGCAGCAGGCCCCATGGCGCCTGGCTTCTTCCAG GGTCCCCCTGGCTCCCAGCCACCCCCCCACAACCTCAACACCCCAATGATGGGGCCTCACATTCAG CCCTTCATGTCACCGCGGTTCCCAGGGGGCCCCCGGCCCACCCTGCGGATGCCGAGTCAG CCTCCTGTGGGCCTCCCTGGTTCCCAGCCCCTCCTTCCTAGCACCATGGACCCCTCCCCACGTGCTCAGG ggcatcCAAACATGGGCCCAATGCAGAGGGTGACTCCTCCACGGGGCATGGCCGGTGTTGGGTCCCAG AGCTACGGAAGTGGCATGCGGCCCCCACCCAACTCCCTCGCTGGCCCAGGCCTGCCCACAATGAACAT GGGCCCAGGAGTGCGCGGCCCGTGGGCCAGCCCCAGTGGCAACTCG ATCCCCtattctgcctcctcccctggcaGCTACACA GGACCCCCAGGAGGCGGTGGGCCCCCTGGAACACCCATCATGCCCAGTCCTGGAG ACTCCACCAACTCCAGCGAGAACATGTACACTATCATGAACCCCATCGGGCCGGGTGCTGGCAGGGCTAAT CCCTTCTGCCCGCAGTTCCCATTGGGCCCCAGTCCGGAGGGCCCTATGGCAGCCATGAGTGCGCTGGAACCTCACCATGTGAACGGATCCCTGG GCTCGGGCGACATGGACGGGTTGCCGAAG AGCTCCCCCGGCGCAGTGGCCGGCCTGAGCACCGCCCCGGGCACCCCGCGGGATGACGGCGAGATGGCGGCCACCGGGACTTTCCTGCACCCGTTCCCGAGCGAAAGCGTAAGCGACTGCGTCGACTCTCCCCCCGCGGCGGCGTCGGGCCGGAGGGGCCTGGCGGGCAGGCCCCGGCGGGGCGGCCGGGGGGCCAGAGCAAGACCATGA
- the SSBP4 gene encoding single-stranded DNA-binding protein 4 isoform X2 — protein sequence MRLCAYASGGGLSSSSVTATVGAVYTPLYVYQRVPRLALYVYEYLLHIGAQKSAQTFLSEIRWEKNITLGEPPGFLHSWWCVFWDLYCAAPDRREACEHSSEAKAFQDYSAAAAPSPVMGSIAPSDAMAAGPMAPGFFQGPPGSQPPPHNLNTPMMGPHIQPFMSPRFPGGPRPTLRMPSQPPVGLPGSQPLLPSTMDPSPRAQGHPNMGPMQRVTPPRGMAGVGSQSYGSGMRPPPNSLAGPGLPTMNMGPGVRGPWASPSGNSIPYSASSPGSYTGPPGGGGPPGTPIMPSPGDSTNSSENMYTIMNPIGPGAGRANFPLGPSPEGPMAAMSALEPHHVNGSLGSGDMDGLPKSSPGAVAGLSTAPGTPRDDGEMAATGTFLHPFPSESVSDCVDSPPAAASGRRGLAGRPRRGGRGARARP from the exons ATGCGGCTGTGTGCCTATGCTAGCGGTGGTGGGCTGTCTTCCTCTTCTGTGACAGCCACTGTTGGGGCTGTGTATACACCTCTGTATGTGTATCAGCGTGTTCCTAG gCTGGCGCTGTACGTGTACGAGTACCTGCTGCACATCGGCGCCCAGAAGTCGGCCCAGACCTTTCTGTCCGAG ATCCGATGGGAGAAGAACATCACGCTGGGGGAACCCCCAGGGTTCCTGCATTCCTGGTGGTG CGTGTTCTGGGACTTGTACTGTGCAGCACCTGACCGCAGAGAGGCATGTGAGCACTCCAGCGAGGCCAAGGCCTTCCAGGACTAC AGTGCTGCGGCTGCCCCCAGTCCTGTGATGGGGAGCATAGCCCCCAGCGATGCAATGGCAGCAGGCCCCATGGCGCCTGGCTTCTTCCAG GGTCCCCCTGGCTCCCAGCCACCCCCCCACAACCTCAACACCCCAATGATGGGGCCTCACATTCAG CCCTTCATGTCACCGCGGTTCCCAGGGGGCCCCCGGCCCACCCTGCGGATGCCGAGTCAG CCTCCTGTGGGCCTCCCTGGTTCCCAGCCCCTCCTTCCTAGCACCATGGACCCCTCCCCACGTGCTCAGG ggcatcCAAACATGGGCCCAATGCAGAGGGTGACTCCTCCACGGGGCATGGCCGGTGTTGGGTCCCAG AGCTACGGAAGTGGCATGCGGCCCCCACCCAACTCCCTCGCTGGCCCAGGCCTGCCCACAATGAACAT GGGCCCAGGAGTGCGCGGCCCGTGGGCCAGCCCCAGTGGCAACTCG ATCCCCtattctgcctcctcccctggcaGCTACACA GGACCCCCAGGAGGCGGTGGGCCCCCTGGAACACCCATCATGCCCAGTCCTGGAG ACTCCACCAACTCCAGCGAGAACATGTACACTATCATGAACCCCATCGGGCCGGGTGCTGGCAGGGCTAAT TTCCCATTGGGCCCCAGTCCGGAGGGCCCTATGGCAGCCATGAGTGCGCTGGAACCTCACCATGTGAACGGATCCCTGG GCTCGGGCGACATGGACGGGTTGCCGAAG AGCTCCCCCGGCGCAGTGGCCGGCCTGAGCACCGCCCCGGGCACCCCGCGGGATGACGGCGAGATGGCGGCCACCGGGACTTTCCTGCACCCGTTCCCGAGCGAAAGCGTAAGCGACTGCGTCGACTCTCCCCCCGCGGCGGCGTCGGGCCGGAGGGGCCTGGCGGGCAGGCCCCGGCGGGGCGGCCGGGGGGCCAGAGCAAGACCATGA
- the SSBP4 gene encoding single-stranded DNA-binding protein 4 isoform X9 codes for MRLCAYASGGGLSSSSVTATVGAVYTPLYVYQRVPRLALYVYEYLLHIGAQKSAQTFLSEIRWEKNITLGEPPGFLHSWWCVFWDLYCAAPDRREACEHSSEAKAFQDYSAAAAPSPVMGSIAPSDAMAAGPMAPGFFQGPPGSQPPPHNLNTPMMGPHIQPFMSPRFPGGPRPTLRMPSQPPVGLPGSQPLLPSTMDPSPRAQGHPNMGPMQRVTPPRGMAGVGSQSYGSGMRPPPNSLAGPGLPTMNMGPGVRGPWASPSGNSIPYSASSPGSYTGPPGGGGPPGTPIMPSPGDSTNSSENMYTIMNPIGPGAGRANFPLGPSPEGPMAAMSALEPHHVNGSLGSGDMDGLPKSSPGAVAGLSTAPGTPRDDGEMAATGTFLHPFPSESYSPGMTMSV; via the exons ATGCGGCTGTGTGCCTATGCTAGCGGTGGTGGGCTGTCTTCCTCTTCTGTGACAGCCACTGTTGGGGCTGTGTATACACCTCTGTATGTGTATCAGCGTGTTCCTAG gCTGGCGCTGTACGTGTACGAGTACCTGCTGCACATCGGCGCCCAGAAGTCGGCCCAGACCTTTCTGTCCGAG ATCCGATGGGAGAAGAACATCACGCTGGGGGAACCCCCAGGGTTCCTGCATTCCTGGTGGTG CGTGTTCTGGGACTTGTACTGTGCAGCACCTGACCGCAGAGAGGCATGTGAGCACTCCAGCGAGGCCAAGGCCTTCCAGGACTAC AGTGCTGCGGCTGCCCCCAGTCCTGTGATGGGGAGCATAGCCCCCAGCGATGCAATGGCAGCAGGCCCCATGGCGCCTGGCTTCTTCCAG GGTCCCCCTGGCTCCCAGCCACCCCCCCACAACCTCAACACCCCAATGATGGGGCCTCACATTCAG CCCTTCATGTCACCGCGGTTCCCAGGGGGCCCCCGGCCCACCCTGCGGATGCCGAGTCAG CCTCCTGTGGGCCTCCCTGGTTCCCAGCCCCTCCTTCCTAGCACCATGGACCCCTCCCCACGTGCTCAGG ggcatcCAAACATGGGCCCAATGCAGAGGGTGACTCCTCCACGGGGCATGGCCGGTGTTGGGTCCCAG AGCTACGGAAGTGGCATGCGGCCCCCACCCAACTCCCTCGCTGGCCCAGGCCTGCCCACAATGAACAT GGGCCCAGGAGTGCGCGGCCCGTGGGCCAGCCCCAGTGGCAACTCG ATCCCCtattctgcctcctcccctggcaGCTACACA GGACCCCCAGGAGGCGGTGGGCCCCCTGGAACACCCATCATGCCCAGTCCTGGAG ACTCCACCAACTCCAGCGAGAACATGTACACTATCATGAACCCCATCGGGCCGGGTGCTGGCAGGGCTAAT TTCCCATTGGGCCCCAGTCCGGAGGGCCCTATGGCAGCCATGAGTGCGCTGGAACCTCACCATGTGAACGGATCCCTGG GCTCGGGCGACATGGACGGGTTGCCGAAG AGCTCCCCCGGCGCAGTGGCCGGCCTGAGCACCGCCCCGGGCACCCCGCGGGATGACGGCGAGATGGCGGCCACCGGGACTTTCCTGCACCCGTTCCCGAGCGAAAGC TACTCGCCTGGGATGACCATGAGCGTGTGA
- the SSBP4 gene encoding single-stranded DNA-binding protein 4 isoform X5 — translation MRLCAYASGGGLSSSSVTATVGAVYTPLYVYQRVPRLALYVYEYLLHIGAQKSAQTFLSEIRWEKNITLGEPPGFLHSWWCVFWDLYCAAPDRREACEHSSEAKAFQDYSAAAAPSPVMGSIAPSDAMAAGPMAPGFFQPFMSPRFPGGPRPTLRMPSQPPVGLPGSQPLLPSTMDPSPRAQGHPNMGPMQRVTPPRGMAGVGSQSYGSGMRPPPNSLAGPGLPTMNMGPGVRGPWASPSGNSIPYSASSPGSYTGPPGGGGPPGTPIMPSPGDSTNSSENMYTIMNPIGPGAGRANPFCPQFPLGPSPEGPMAAMSALEPHHVNGSLGSGDMDGLPKSSPGAVAGLSTAPGTPRDDGEMAATGTFLHPFPSESVSDCVDSPPAAASGRRGLAGRPRRGGRGARARP, via the exons ATGCGGCTGTGTGCCTATGCTAGCGGTGGTGGGCTGTCTTCCTCTTCTGTGACAGCCACTGTTGGGGCTGTGTATACACCTCTGTATGTGTATCAGCGTGTTCCTAG gCTGGCGCTGTACGTGTACGAGTACCTGCTGCACATCGGCGCCCAGAAGTCGGCCCAGACCTTTCTGTCCGAG ATCCGATGGGAGAAGAACATCACGCTGGGGGAACCCCCAGGGTTCCTGCATTCCTGGTGGTG CGTGTTCTGGGACTTGTACTGTGCAGCACCTGACCGCAGAGAGGCATGTGAGCACTCCAGCGAGGCCAAGGCCTTCCAGGACTAC AGTGCTGCGGCTGCCCCCAGTCCTGTGATGGGGAGCATAGCCCCCAGCGATGCAATGGCAGCAGGCCCCATGGCGCCTGGCTTCTTCCAG CCCTTCATGTCACCGCGGTTCCCAGGGGGCCCCCGGCCCACCCTGCGGATGCCGAGTCAG CCTCCTGTGGGCCTCCCTGGTTCCCAGCCCCTCCTTCCTAGCACCATGGACCCCTCCCCACGTGCTCAGG ggcatcCAAACATGGGCCCAATGCAGAGGGTGACTCCTCCACGGGGCATGGCCGGTGTTGGGTCCCAG AGCTACGGAAGTGGCATGCGGCCCCCACCCAACTCCCTCGCTGGCCCAGGCCTGCCCACAATGAACAT GGGCCCAGGAGTGCGCGGCCCGTGGGCCAGCCCCAGTGGCAACTCG ATCCCCtattctgcctcctcccctggcaGCTACACA GGACCCCCAGGAGGCGGTGGGCCCCCTGGAACACCCATCATGCCCAGTCCTGGAG ACTCCACCAACTCCAGCGAGAACATGTACACTATCATGAACCCCATCGGGCCGGGTGCTGGCAGGGCTAAT CCCTTCTGCCCGCAGTTCCCATTGGGCCCCAGTCCGGAGGGCCCTATGGCAGCCATGAGTGCGCTGGAACCTCACCATGTGAACGGATCCCTGG GCTCGGGCGACATGGACGGGTTGCCGAAG AGCTCCCCCGGCGCAGTGGCCGGCCTGAGCACCGCCCCGGGCACCCCGCGGGATGACGGCGAGATGGCGGCCACCGGGACTTTCCTGCACCCGTTCCCGAGCGAAAGCGTAAGCGACTGCGTCGACTCTCCCCCCGCGGCGGCGTCGGGCCGGAGGGGCCTGGCGGGCAGGCCCCGGCGGGGCGGCCGGGGGGCCAGAGCAAGACCATGA
- the SSBP4 gene encoding single-stranded DNA-binding protein 4 isoform X8, with protein sequence MRLCAYASGGGLSSSSVTATVGAVYTPLYVYQRVPRLALYVYEYLLHIGAQKSAQTFLSEIRWEKNITLGEPPGFLHSWWCVFWDLYCAAPDRREACEHSSEAKAFQDYSAAAAPSPVMGSIAPSDAMAAGPMAPGFFQPFMSPRFPGGPRPTLRMPSQPPVGLPGSQPLLPSTMDPSPRAQGHPNMGPMQRVTPPRGMAGVGSQSYGSGMRPPPNSLAGPGLPTMNMGPGVRGPWASPSGNSIPYSASSPGSYTGPPGGGGPPGTPIMPSPGDSTNSSENMYTIMNPIGPGAGRANFPLGPSPEGPMAAMSALEPHHVNGSLGSGDMDGLPKSSPGAVAGLSTAPGTPRDDGEMAATGTFLHPFPSESVSDCVDSPPAAASGRRGLAGRPRRGGRGARARP encoded by the exons ATGCGGCTGTGTGCCTATGCTAGCGGTGGTGGGCTGTCTTCCTCTTCTGTGACAGCCACTGTTGGGGCTGTGTATACACCTCTGTATGTGTATCAGCGTGTTCCTAG gCTGGCGCTGTACGTGTACGAGTACCTGCTGCACATCGGCGCCCAGAAGTCGGCCCAGACCTTTCTGTCCGAG ATCCGATGGGAGAAGAACATCACGCTGGGGGAACCCCCAGGGTTCCTGCATTCCTGGTGGTG CGTGTTCTGGGACTTGTACTGTGCAGCACCTGACCGCAGAGAGGCATGTGAGCACTCCAGCGAGGCCAAGGCCTTCCAGGACTAC AGTGCTGCGGCTGCCCCCAGTCCTGTGATGGGGAGCATAGCCCCCAGCGATGCAATGGCAGCAGGCCCCATGGCGCCTGGCTTCTTCCAG CCCTTCATGTCACCGCGGTTCCCAGGGGGCCCCCGGCCCACCCTGCGGATGCCGAGTCAG CCTCCTGTGGGCCTCCCTGGTTCCCAGCCCCTCCTTCCTAGCACCATGGACCCCTCCCCACGTGCTCAGG ggcatcCAAACATGGGCCCAATGCAGAGGGTGACTCCTCCACGGGGCATGGCCGGTGTTGGGTCCCAG AGCTACGGAAGTGGCATGCGGCCCCCACCCAACTCCCTCGCTGGCCCAGGCCTGCCCACAATGAACAT GGGCCCAGGAGTGCGCGGCCCGTGGGCCAGCCCCAGTGGCAACTCG ATCCCCtattctgcctcctcccctggcaGCTACACA GGACCCCCAGGAGGCGGTGGGCCCCCTGGAACACCCATCATGCCCAGTCCTGGAG ACTCCACCAACTCCAGCGAGAACATGTACACTATCATGAACCCCATCGGGCCGGGTGCTGGCAGGGCTAAT TTCCCATTGGGCCCCAGTCCGGAGGGCCCTATGGCAGCCATGAGTGCGCTGGAACCTCACCATGTGAACGGATCCCTGG GCTCGGGCGACATGGACGGGTTGCCGAAG AGCTCCCCCGGCGCAGTGGCCGGCCTGAGCACCGCCCCGGGCACCCCGCGGGATGACGGCGAGATGGCGGCCACCGGGACTTTCCTGCACCCGTTCCCGAGCGAAAGCGTAAGCGACTGCGTCGACTCTCCCCCCGCGGCGGCGTCGGGCCGGAGGGGCCTGGCGGGCAGGCCCCGGCGGGGCGGCCGGGGGGCCAGAGCAAGACCATGA
- the SSBP4 gene encoding single-stranded DNA-binding protein 4 isoform X10: MRLCAYASGGGLSSSSVTATVGAVYTPLYVYQRVPRLALYVYEYLLHIGAQKSAQTFLSEIRWEKNITLGEPPGFLHSWWCVFWDLYCAAPDRREACEHSSEAKAFQDYGPPGSQPPPHNLNTPMMGPHIQPFMSPRFPGGPRPTLRMPSQPPVGLPGSQPLLPSTMDPSPRAQGHPNMGPMQRVTPPRGMAGVGSQSYGSGMRPPPNSLAGPGLPTMNMGPGVRGPWASPSGNSIPYSASSPGSYTGPPGGGGPPGTPIMPSPGDSTNSSENMYTIMNPIGPGAGRANPFCPQFPLGPSPEGPMAAMSALEPHHVNGSLGSGDMDGLPKSSPGAVAGLSTAPGTPRDDGEMAATGTFLHPFPSESVSDCVDSPPAAASGRRGLAGRPRRGGRGARARP, from the exons ATGCGGCTGTGTGCCTATGCTAGCGGTGGTGGGCTGTCTTCCTCTTCTGTGACAGCCACTGTTGGGGCTGTGTATACACCTCTGTATGTGTATCAGCGTGTTCCTAG gCTGGCGCTGTACGTGTACGAGTACCTGCTGCACATCGGCGCCCAGAAGTCGGCCCAGACCTTTCTGTCCGAG ATCCGATGGGAGAAGAACATCACGCTGGGGGAACCCCCAGGGTTCCTGCATTCCTGGTGGTG CGTGTTCTGGGACTTGTACTGTGCAGCACCTGACCGCAGAGAGGCATGTGAGCACTCCAGCGAGGCCAAGGCCTTCCAGGACTAC GGTCCCCCTGGCTCCCAGCCACCCCCCCACAACCTCAACACCCCAATGATGGGGCCTCACATTCAG CCCTTCATGTCACCGCGGTTCCCAGGGGGCCCCCGGCCCACCCTGCGGATGCCGAGTCAG CCTCCTGTGGGCCTCCCTGGTTCCCAGCCCCTCCTTCCTAGCACCATGGACCCCTCCCCACGTGCTCAGG ggcatcCAAACATGGGCCCAATGCAGAGGGTGACTCCTCCACGGGGCATGGCCGGTGTTGGGTCCCAG AGCTACGGAAGTGGCATGCGGCCCCCACCCAACTCCCTCGCTGGCCCAGGCCTGCCCACAATGAACAT GGGCCCAGGAGTGCGCGGCCCGTGGGCCAGCCCCAGTGGCAACTCG ATCCCCtattctgcctcctcccctggcaGCTACACA GGACCCCCAGGAGGCGGTGGGCCCCCTGGAACACCCATCATGCCCAGTCCTGGAG ACTCCACCAACTCCAGCGAGAACATGTACACTATCATGAACCCCATCGGGCCGGGTGCTGGCAGGGCTAAT CCCTTCTGCCCGCAGTTCCCATTGGGCCCCAGTCCGGAGGGCCCTATGGCAGCCATGAGTGCGCTGGAACCTCACCATGTGAACGGATCCCTGG GCTCGGGCGACATGGACGGGTTGCCGAAG AGCTCCCCCGGCGCAGTGGCCGGCCTGAGCACCGCCCCGGGCACCCCGCGGGATGACGGCGAGATGGCGGCCACCGGGACTTTCCTGCACCCGTTCCCGAGCGAAAGCGTAAGCGACTGCGTCGACTCTCCCCCCGCGGCGGCGTCGGGCCGGAGGGGCCTGGCGGGCAGGCCCCGGCGGGGCGGCCGGGGGGCCAGAGCAAGACCATGA
- the SSBP4 gene encoding single-stranded DNA-binding protein 4 isoform X14: MCISVFLGWRCTCTSTCCTSAPRSRPRPFCPSVFWDLYCAAPDRREACEHSSEAKAFQDYSAAAAPSPVMGSIAPSDAMAAGPMAPGFFQGPPGSQPPPHNLNTPMMGPHIQPFMSPRFPGGPRPTLRMPSQPPVGLPGSQPLLPSTMDPSPRAQGHPNMGPMQRVTPPRGMAGVGSQSYGSGMRPPPNSLAGPGLPTMNMGPGVRGPWASPSGNSIPYSASSPGSYTGPPGGGGPPGTPIMPSPGDSTNSSENMYTIMNPIGPGAGRANPFCPQFPLGPSPEGPMAAMSALEPHHVNGSLGSGDMDGLPKSSPGAVAGLSTAPGTPRDDGEMAATGTFLHPFPSESVSDCVDSPPAAASGRRGLAGRPRRGGRGARARP, encoded by the exons ATGTGTATCAGCGTGTTCCTAG gCTGGCGCTGTACGTGTACGAGTACCTGCTGCACATCGGCGCCCAGAAGTCGGCCCAGACCTTTCTGTCCGAG CGTGTTCTGGGACTTGTACTGTGCAGCACCTGACCGCAGAGAGGCATGTGAGCACTCCAGCGAGGCCAAGGCCTTCCAGGACTAC AGTGCTGCGGCTGCCCCCAGTCCTGTGATGGGGAGCATAGCCCCCAGCGATGCAATGGCAGCAGGCCCCATGGCGCCTGGCTTCTTCCAG GGTCCCCCTGGCTCCCAGCCACCCCCCCACAACCTCAACACCCCAATGATGGGGCCTCACATTCAG CCCTTCATGTCACCGCGGTTCCCAGGGGGCCCCCGGCCCACCCTGCGGATGCCGAGTCAG CCTCCTGTGGGCCTCCCTGGTTCCCAGCCCCTCCTTCCTAGCACCATGGACCCCTCCCCACGTGCTCAGG ggcatcCAAACATGGGCCCAATGCAGAGGGTGACTCCTCCACGGGGCATGGCCGGTGTTGGGTCCCAG AGCTACGGAAGTGGCATGCGGCCCCCACCCAACTCCCTCGCTGGCCCAGGCCTGCCCACAATGAACAT GGGCCCAGGAGTGCGCGGCCCGTGGGCCAGCCCCAGTGGCAACTCG ATCCCCtattctgcctcctcccctggcaGCTACACA GGACCCCCAGGAGGCGGTGGGCCCCCTGGAACACCCATCATGCCCAGTCCTGGAG ACTCCACCAACTCCAGCGAGAACATGTACACTATCATGAACCCCATCGGGCCGGGTGCTGGCAGGGCTAAT CCCTTCTGCCCGCAGTTCCCATTGGGCCCCAGTCCGGAGGGCCCTATGGCAGCCATGAGTGCGCTGGAACCTCACCATGTGAACGGATCCCTGG GCTCGGGCGACATGGACGGGTTGCCGAAG AGCTCCCCCGGCGCAGTGGCCGGCCTGAGCACCGCCCCGGGCACCCCGCGGGATGACGGCGAGATGGCGGCCACCGGGACTTTCCTGCACCCGTTCCCGAGCGAAAGCGTAAGCGACTGCGTCGACTCTCCCCCCGCGGCGGCGTCGGGCCGGAGGGGCCTGGCGGGCAGGCCCCGGCGGGGCGGCCGGGGGGCCAGAGCAAGACCATGA